One segment of Pseudanabaena sp. PCC 6802 DNA contains the following:
- the ftsY gene encoding signal recognition particle-docking protein FtsY produces MTFNWFRREYDEEEGNAKETTPQGSAEKVADDNPTPVASTAASTQSQELLNWAKAAYSNIQKQQVHQAPLPTAAQAESTPLAAPDTSTVEIPGSDAVGAESEPTVAAIPEPVSQIAATTTEPQAVDTDRTTPPESSTPEEIPAVEPPPEPTEALPFWAQSEADRQARIAALAANAIAEPTPATPSKPVESIAPPTPSPIKTLPTEVEPAIAFDEGFLWSAEILAAQGRKPEDISIEEITWLKQLRQGLNKTRLNLVNQLKSLVGQGPLNAEAVDEIEALLLQADVGVAATDRIVEALQTKLKAEVLPPEAGIAFLKQILCQILDAPLASRGKQKFSPVFAPKKNQLNIWLMTGVNGAGKTTTIGKIAHIARKSGYSTLIAAADTFRAAAVQQVQVWGDRAQVEVIANVGQNTDPAAVVFDAIMAAQARGTELLLVDTAGRLQNKKNLMEELSKIRRIVDKKASDANVESLLVLDATLGQNGLRQAEVFAGSAGISGVVLTKLDGTAKGGVALAVVQQLNLPIRFIGAGEGIEDLRPFSSYEFVEALLSS; encoded by the coding sequence ATGACATTTAACTGGTTTAGACGGGAATATGACGAAGAAGAGGGGAACGCGAAAGAAACTACCCCTCAAGGCTCTGCTGAGAAAGTAGCAGATGATAATCCTACGCCCGTTGCATCGACTGCTGCTTCTACCCAATCCCAAGAACTGCTTAACTGGGCAAAGGCTGCCTATAGCAATATTCAAAAGCAACAGGTTCACCAAGCTCCTCTTCCTACTGCCGCCCAGGCGGAGTCAACACCTTTAGCTGCACCAGATACATCAACCGTAGAAATACCTGGTTCGGATGCTGTAGGTGCCGAATCTGAGCCGACAGTTGCAGCAATTCCCGAGCCAGTTTCCCAGATCGCCGCAACCACAACAGAACCTCAGGCTGTCGATACAGATCGAACTACCCCACCAGAATCATCTACACCAGAAGAAATTCCAGCCGTAGAACCTCCACCAGAACCCACAGAGGCATTGCCGTTTTGGGCGCAGTCAGAAGCCGATCGCCAGGCCCGCATCGCAGCACTGGCAGCTAACGCGATCGCCGAACCGACACCTGCCACACCATCTAAACCCGTAGAGTCGATCGCCCCACCGACACCTTCACCCATAAAAACCTTACCAACAGAAGTAGAGCCAGCGATCGCTTTTGATGAAGGATTCCTCTGGTCGGCAGAAATTCTCGCCGCCCAAGGGCGCAAACCTGAAGATATTTCCATCGAAGAAATTACCTGGCTCAAGCAACTCCGACAGGGGCTGAATAAAACCAGATTAAATCTGGTGAACCAACTCAAGTCTCTAGTCGGTCAAGGCCCTCTAAATGCAGAGGCTGTAGATGAAATCGAAGCTTTACTCTTGCAAGCGGATGTGGGAGTCGCAGCAACGGATCGCATAGTCGAGGCTTTGCAAACCAAACTGAAAGCGGAAGTTTTGCCACCCGAGGCCGGAATTGCATTTCTCAAACAAATCCTGTGTCAAATCCTGGATGCTCCTCTTGCTAGTCGAGGCAAGCAGAAATTTAGTCCTGTATTTGCACCTAAGAAAAATCAGCTCAATATCTGGTTAATGACAGGAGTAAATGGGGCGGGGAAAACCACCACAATCGGTAAAATTGCCCATATTGCCCGAAAATCTGGCTATAGTACCCTGATCGCCGCCGCAGATACATTTAGGGCAGCAGCAGTACAACAGGTTCAGGTTTGGGGCGATCGCGCTCAAGTAGAAGTAATTGCCAATGTCGGCCAAAACACAGATCCCGCAGCAGTAGTTTTTGATGCTATTATGGCTGCGCAAGCACGAGGTACGGAACTGCTTTTAGTCGATACTGCTGGAAGGCTCCAAAATAAAAAGAACCTCATGGAAGAACTCAGCAAAATTCGGCGTATTGTTGACAAAAAAGCATCAGATGCTAATGTAGAATCCCTACTAGTTTTAGATGCCACGCTAGGACAAAATGGATTGCGCCAAGCAGAGGTTTTTGCTGGCTCCGCCGGGATCAGTGGTGTGGTTCTCACTAAACTAGACGGTACTGCCAAGGGAGGTGTGGCGCTGGCAGTTGTCCAACAGCTTAATTTACCCATTCGATTTATTGGTGCTGGCGAAGGCATTGAGGATCTCAGACCATTTTCTAGTTACGAATTTGTCGAAGCGTTATTAAGTAGTTGA
- a CDS encoding PP2C family protein-serine/threonine phosphatase — translation MSVSPIRRQPPQVKGSVPGSTILVVDDLKELVTRLNQEQAKIQELLSFLGFALRSFTNLNQFLELIPLIASRVTDADGGALIRFKSSGQMLLESLHCPDSGFNGMKCRQLRSVIERAIQEVISGSNAALDDMVRSYLGPGVKLFGTSVLVKNVVQGRLYVFSRNPEYAWSEQRQKLMRLVADQTAVGIENNNLTAELLKKERQDRELEIGAEIQHQLLPRSCPVIEGVELAAKCLTANRVGGDYYDFIPINKGEKWGVVIGDVMGKGVPAGLIMTMTRGMLRAEVLNGHTPGKILEHLNQVMYEDLERSHRFVTMFYSEFNPRTKILSFSNAAHTPALWWRSQTNTIHALDTMGAIIGLEVGAKYEESEVKLQAGDVVLYYTDGFTEAANPNGDRFDEENLYQVLKWACKHCVPKSPDISRPQAILNYIFEQVQDFVGKDNHHSDDITLIVLEVKP, via the coding sequence ATGTCCGTATCACCTATCCGTCGACAACCGCCACAAGTTAAAGGGTCAGTTCCTGGCTCTACAATTTTGGTGGTTGACGATCTCAAGGAACTCGTGACGCGGCTTAATCAGGAACAAGCCAAAATTCAAGAGTTACTCAGTTTCTTGGGCTTTGCTTTAAGAAGCTTTACAAATCTCAATCAATTTTTAGAACTAATTCCCTTGATTGCCAGCCGCGTTACGGATGCTGATGGTGGAGCGTTAATTCGGTTTAAGTCCAGCGGGCAGATGCTCTTAGAGTCCTTACATTGCCCCGACAGTGGCTTTAATGGCATGAAGTGCCGCCAACTGCGATCGGTAATTGAGCGGGCAATTCAAGAGGTGATTTCTGGTTCCAATGCCGCACTGGACGATATGGTACGCAGCTACCTCGGGCCAGGTGTGAAACTGTTTGGTACATCAGTTTTAGTCAAAAATGTCGTACAGGGTCGGCTGTATGTATTTAGTCGCAACCCAGAATATGCCTGGAGCGAGCAGCGCCAAAAATTAATGCGCCTGGTAGCAGACCAAACTGCTGTTGGCATTGAGAATAATAACTTGACGGCAGAACTCCTTAAAAAGGAAAGGCAAGACAGAGAACTGGAGATTGGGGCTGAAATTCAGCATCAGTTACTACCGCGCAGTTGCCCTGTAATTGAGGGAGTAGAATTAGCTGCCAAGTGCCTCACGGCTAATCGGGTGGGGGGAGATTACTACGACTTTATTCCCATTAATAAGGGAGAAAAATGGGGAGTGGTAATTGGTGATGTGATGGGTAAGGGAGTACCAGCGGGGCTAATCATGACTATGACCCGTGGTATGCTGCGAGCGGAAGTACTGAACGGGCATACCCCAGGTAAAATCCTGGAGCATCTCAACCAGGTGATGTATGAGGATCTGGAGAGATCGCATCGCTTTGTCACCATGTTTTATTCCGAATTTAACCCCAGGACAAAGATCTTGTCGTTTAGCAATGCGGCACACACTCCTGCCTTGTGGTGGCGATCGCAAACGAATACGATCCATGCCCTCGATACTATGGGGGCAATTATCGGTCTGGAAGTGGGTGCCAAATATGAAGAATCGGAAGTAAAGCTACAGGCTGGGGACGTAGTTCTTTACTATACGGATGGTTTTACCGAAGCTGCCAATCCTAATGGCGATCGCTTTGATGAGGAAAACTTGTACCAGGTACTAAAATGGGCCTGTAAACATTGCGTGCCAAAATCGCCCGACATTAGTCGTCCTCAAGCTATACTCAATTATATTTTTGAGCAAGTACAAGACTTCGTTGGTAAGGATAATCATCATAGCGATGACATCACCTTAATTGTTTTAGAAGTGAAACCATAG
- a CDS encoding BolA family protein, translating into MDTQAKIVKILQDRLDAEHVELEDESHAHRHHRGRMHAPAGSGHFNLIVVSPQFAGKTLMQQHRLVYDALAAEMQTTIHALSIRAYTPSQWAEIN; encoded by the coding sequence ATGGATACACAGGCTAAGATCGTAAAAATTTTGCAAGATCGGCTTGATGCCGAGCATGTCGAGCTTGAAGATGAAAGCCACGCGCACAGACACCATCGAGGTAGAATGCACGCCCCTGCAGGTAGCGGTCATTTTAATCTGATTGTAGTCTCGCCGCAGTTTGCGGGTAAAACCCTTATGCAGCAGCATCGTCTGGTATATGACGCGCTCGCAGCAGAAATGCAAACCACGATTCATGCCCTCTCAATTAGAGCCTATACACCTTCGCAGTGGGCAGAGATAAATTAG
- a CDS encoding VOC family protein — MIDIGLTHIALPVSDIERSIDFYATYASMHVIHRRVDANTGVKVVWLCDRTRPFAIVLIQKESVHPILSPLAHLGVGCESREYMDALCDRAKQAGILLEEPQDAGYPVGYWAFLQDPDGHTLELSYGQEIGLTVEKDSPSVVRPLTSLL, encoded by the coding sequence GTGATTGATATTGGACTCACTCATATCGCACTCCCCGTGTCAGATATAGAACGCAGTATCGACTTTTATGCCACTTACGCCAGTATGCATGTCATTCACCGCCGCGTTGATGCCAACACGGGGGTTAAGGTGGTTTGGCTTTGCGATCGCACCCGCCCTTTCGCAATCGTCCTGATCCAGAAAGAATCCGTACATCCCATCCTATCACCCCTCGCCCATCTTGGAGTTGGTTGCGAGAGCCGCGAGTATATGGATGCTTTATGCGATCGCGCTAAGCAAGCAGGAATCCTGCTGGAAGAGCCTCAAGATGCTGGATACCCCGTTGGCTATTGGGCTTTCTTGCAAGATCCAGACGGTCATACGCTTGAGCTTTCCTACGGACAGGAAATTGGACTAACAGTTGAGAAAGACTCTCCCTCAGTAGTGCGACCGCTGACCTCTCTACTCTAA
- a CDS encoding Uma2 family endonuclease: MGKLQIQLPTDAWVPATWDEYMQVISDPDREKAKGYYYQGKLRIEMVPIGNEHASDHTIIIYAIHLFAGIKGIDLNGKDNCSYRKTGSKECQPDVSYYIGSNADAIPWGTGVIDLDLHPAPNLVIEIANTSLADDKGEKRLLYEDLGVDEYWIVDVQNAQVIAFAIANGGSRRITESVVLPGLSITFLNEALRRTRQTNHGQVSAWLLSQLQ, from the coding sequence ATGGGTAAATTACAGATACAATTACCAACGGATGCATGGGTGCCAGCCACCTGGGATGAATACATGCAAGTTATTTCGGATCCCGATCGCGAAAAAGCTAAAGGTTACTATTACCAAGGAAAGTTAAGAATTGAAATGGTACCAATAGGAAACGAGCACGCCAGCGACCATACGATTATTATTTATGCCATTCACCTCTTTGCTGGCATTAAAGGCATCGATCTCAATGGCAAGGACAATTGTTCTTACCGCAAAACGGGTAGCAAGGAATGTCAACCGGATGTGTCCTACTATATTGGCTCCAATGCTGATGCTATCCCTTGGGGGACTGGCGTTATCGATTTAGACTTGCATCCTGCTCCCAATTTGGTAATTGAAATCGCCAATACTTCTTTGGCTGATGATAAAGGTGAAAAACGTTTACTATACGAGGATCTAGGTGTAGATGAGTATTGGATTGTCGATGTCCAAAATGCTCAAGTAATTGCCTTTGCGATCGCCAATGGTGGCAGCCGCCGCATCACTGAGTCTGTTGTCTTACCAGGATTAAGTATAACTTTTTTGAATGAGGCTTTGCGACGTACGCGCCAAACCAATCACGGACAGGTAAGTGCTTGGCTATTGTCGCAGTTGCAATAA
- the polA gene encoding DNA polymerase I — MTKPTFLLVDGHSLAFRSYYAFAYRAEGGLRTSTGIPTSICFGFLKSLLEILDREQPAAVAIAFDLATPTFRHEADSTYKAGRPETPEDFIPDLENLQKILAAMNLPAFTLPGFEADDIIGTLSQRASQEEYAVKILSGDRDMFQLVDTDKQISVLYLNRADKINEFHAAEVQEKMGIRPSQVIDFKALCGDSSDNIPGVRGIGEKTAIKLLNEYDNLENILAAIPSMKGAIKKKLEEGIDAARHSQFMASINLETPIDASLEECKLTGFDRDRLMPLLQDLEFKAFMNRIDDIQAKLGGVVIPKPVPESENASEEEGDLWFDFAAAETQAESAISLKTLQLDVTIIDSSEKLAWLQQKLQSLDRPTTWDTETTSLSPHDAELVGIGCCWGEKIDNVAYIPIAHAAGQCLELQEAIATLKPILEDARYQKVLQNAKFDRLIFRSVGIELKGVIFDTMIASYVIDPEASHGLSEMSRKLLGLETTSYKDLVGKRKSIAEVSIPDVANYCGADVYTTYCLYPILKAQLEENPELLNLFQQIELPLEPVLAAMEWYGIRIDKEYLAKFSEELETDLEAIATSAYTSAGKEFNLNSPKQLSEILLELLGDRFTKKSRKSKTGYSTDVVVLNKLQGEHPLIDAILEHRTLAKLKSTYVDALPALINPKTQRIHTDYNQTVAATGRLSSSNPNLQNIPIRTSFSRRIRAGFLPEAGWTLVSADYSQIELRILAHLSQEPELVKAYNQGDDVHTRTAQILLEKTEISSEERRLAKIINYGVIYGMGAQKFSRETGVSVSEAKKFIDAFNNRYARIFSYMQSVEAEVEEKGFVTTLTGRRRYFREIKHLSGQHRAAALRSAVNAPIQGTSADIIKVAMIKLHELLQNYQTRLLLQVHDELVFEVPPHELAALQPLIKSVMELAMPLSVPLVVDVHKGQNWMEAK; from the coding sequence ATGACCAAACCTACATTCTTACTTGTTGATGGCCATTCATTGGCATTTCGTTCCTACTACGCTTTTGCCTACCGTGCTGAGGGCGGCTTGCGCACGTCAACAGGCATACCAACCAGTATCTGCTTTGGTTTCCTCAAGTCATTACTCGAAATTTTAGATCGAGAACAGCCCGCTGCCGTGGCGATCGCATTCGATCTCGCCACGCCCACATTTCGCCACGAAGCCGACAGTACTTACAAAGCCGGACGACCCGAGACCCCAGAAGATTTCATTCCCGATCTAGAGAATTTGCAAAAAATTCTGGCGGCGATGAACTTACCAGCCTTTACACTACCTGGCTTTGAGGCCGATGACATCATTGGTACGCTATCTCAACGCGCTAGTCAAGAAGAATACGCAGTGAAGATTTTGAGCGGCGATCGCGATATGTTCCAGCTAGTCGATACCGACAAACAAATTTCCGTACTTTATCTAAACCGCGCCGATAAAATCAATGAATTTCATGCCGCTGAAGTACAGGAAAAAATGGGGATTCGGCCATCCCAAGTGATTGACTTTAAAGCACTATGTGGGGATAGTTCTGATAATATTCCAGGTGTGAGGGGTATTGGCGAAAAGACGGCGATCAAGCTACTAAATGAATACGACAATTTAGAGAATATCCTGGCAGCTATCCCAAGCATGAAGGGAGCGATTAAGAAAAAACTAGAAGAAGGGATAGATGCTGCCAGACATTCGCAATTCATGGCGAGCATAAATCTAGAAACTCCTATAGATGCTAGTTTGGAAGAATGCAAACTCACGGGATTCGATCGCGATCGCTTAATGCCATTATTACAGGATTTAGAATTCAAAGCCTTCATGAATCGGATTGATGATATTCAGGCAAAATTGGGCGGTGTAGTTATACCTAAGCCCGTGCCGGAATCAGAGAATGCTTCCGAAGAAGAAGGTGACTTATGGTTTGATTTTGCTGCGGCAGAAACACAAGCTGAATCGGCAATTTCCCTCAAAACTCTACAACTTGATGTCACAATTATAGATTCATCAGAGAAGTTAGCCTGGCTGCAACAGAAACTCCAATCTCTCGATCGTCCCACCACATGGGATACAGAAACTACGTCGCTCAGCCCTCACGATGCGGAATTAGTGGGAATTGGTTGTTGTTGGGGAGAAAAGATCGATAACGTTGCCTATATCCCGATCGCTCATGCTGCTGGCCAATGTCTCGAATTGCAGGAAGCGATCGCTACCCTGAAGCCCATCTTAGAAGACGCTCGGTATCAGAAGGTTTTACAAAATGCCAAGTTCGATCGCCTCATCTTTAGATCTGTCGGGATAGAGTTAAAAGGGGTCATCTTCGATACCATGATTGCCAGTTATGTCATCGACCCCGAAGCCAGTCATGGTCTGAGCGAGATGTCCCGCAAGCTGCTCGGACTTGAAACCACCAGCTATAAGGACTTAGTCGGCAAGCGCAAGTCAATTGCCGAAGTCTCAATTCCTGATGTTGCCAACTATTGCGGTGCCGATGTTTATACCACCTATTGCCTTTATCCTATTCTCAAGGCTCAATTAGAAGAAAATCCAGAACTGTTGAATCTATTTCAACAAATCGAATTACCTCTAGAACCTGTATTAGCTGCGATGGAGTGGTACGGCATTCGCATTGACAAAGAGTATCTGGCTAAATTTTCAGAGGAGCTAGAAACGGACTTAGAAGCGATCGCGACCAGTGCCTATACTAGCGCTGGCAAGGAATTTAATCTTAACTCCCCCAAACAGCTGAGTGAGATTTTGCTGGAACTTCTAGGCGATCGCTTTACCAAGAAATCCCGTAAAAGCAAGACGGGCTACTCCACCGATGTGGTGGTGTTAAATAAGCTGCAAGGCGAACATCCGCTGATCGATGCGATTCTGGAGCATCGCACGCTGGCAAAGCTCAAGTCCACCTACGTCGATGCTTTGCCAGCGCTGATTAATCCCAAAACTCAAAGAATACATACCGACTACAATCAGACTGTTGCGGCCACTGGCAGGCTTAGCAGTTCCAATCCCAATTTACAGAACATTCCGATTAGAACCTCATTCAGCCGTCGCATTCGAGCTGGATTCTTGCCCGAGGCAGGCTGGACGCTTGTCTCAGCGGACTACTCGCAAATTGAACTACGCATTCTCGCCCATCTCAGTCAGGAACCGGAACTAGTCAAGGCTTACAACCAGGGGGATGACGTGCATACGCGCACAGCCCAGATTTTGCTAGAGAAGACAGAGATTTCCAGCGAAGAACGCCGCCTTGCTAAAATTATCAACTATGGTGTGATTTATGGCATGGGAGCGCAAAAGTTCAGTCGCGAAACGGGTGTATCCGTCAGCGAAGCGAAGAAATTCATCGATGCTTTTAACAACCGCTATGCACGCATTTTTAGCTACATGCAAAGCGTAGAAGCGGAAGTTGAGGAAAAGGGATTTGTGACTACGCTAACGGGAAGGCGGCGCTATTTTCGCGAAATTAAACATTTAAGCGGTCAGCATCGGGCGGCAGCATTGCGATCGGCTGTTAATGCCCCCATTCAGGGCACTAGCGCTGACATTATCAAAGTTGCGATGATTAAGCTCCATGAATTGCTCCAAAACTATCAAACCAGATTGCTATTGCAGGTACACGACGAATTAGTATTTGAAGTGCCGCCTCACGAACTCGCAGCACTCCAACCTTTAATCAAATCAGTTATGGAATTAGCAATGCCTCTATCAGTTCCTTTAGTGGTTGACGTTCATAAAGGCCAAAACTGGATGGAAGCCAAGTAA
- the nadC gene encoding carboxylating nicotinate-nucleotide diphosphorylase, with product MLPPAIAIDPILESWLREDIGRGDRTTNAIFPEQSPLGTAVWIAKVPGVVAGLPIAARVFQLLDPATTFQCLLPEGTFCEANSQIAIAHGSMSTLLMAERVALNLVMRLSGISTLTREYVKALSDSSTKLVDTRKTTPGLRIFEKYATLMGGAINHRYGLDDAVMVKDNHIAAAGSITAAVESIRSRVPFTTQIEVETETLLQVKEAAALHVDVIMLDNMSVENMREAIAFIRSHSPHTKIEASGNVTLDTIKDIAFLGVDYISTSAMVTRSSWLDISMNILSN from the coding sequence GTGTTACCTCCTGCTATTGCAATCGATCCTATTTTAGAAAGTTGGCTGCGCGAAGATATTGGGCGCGGCGATCGCACCACAAATGCTATTTTCCCGGAACAGTCACCTCTAGGTACAGCCGTATGGATTGCTAAAGTTCCTGGTGTAGTAGCGGGTTTACCGATCGCGGCCAGGGTATTTCAGCTTTTAGATCCTGCCACCACATTCCAATGTTTGCTACCTGAGGGTACTTTTTGCGAGGCGAACTCTCAGATCGCGATCGCGCATGGCAGCATGTCTACTTTATTAATGGCAGAGCGAGTAGCGCTGAATTTGGTGATGCGGTTGTCTGGAATTAGTACGCTGACAAGGGAGTACGTTAAAGCTCTCAGCGATTCCTCCACCAAGCTAGTGGATACGCGCAAAACTACACCAGGACTGAGAATATTTGAGAAGTATGCAACTCTAATGGGTGGAGCGATTAATCATCGTTATGGCTTAGATGATGCAGTGATGGTGAAAGATAATCACATTGCAGCGGCTGGCAGCATCACTGCCGCCGTAGAGAGCATCCGATCGCGCGTTCCATTTACAACTCAAATTGAAGTAGAAACTGAAACTCTACTTCAAGTTAAAGAAGCAGCGGCATTGCATGTAGATGTCATCATGCTCGATAACATGTCTGTAGAAAACATGCGAGAAGCGATCGCCTTTATCCGCAGTCATTCTCCCCATACCAAAATCGAAGCTTCTGGTAATGTCACGCTCGACACGATTAAGGACATTGCCTTTCTAGGAGTAGACTATATTTCTACCAGTGCAATGGTGACGCGATCGTCCTGGTTAGATATCAGTATGAATATTTTGAGTAATTAA
- a CDS encoding carotenoid oxygenase family protein: protein MTGRVFLPKSIVETTSEAIASRRQERDVNDLDVQVCFYCDRETYASLNLSAGVVTEIIELPSGYLLCVDCHKQGEDIAISQEVLELAQKIHPDIDFLENQLPLPRGLHGYAFHVAPIPPVIPYGKRSSRGFRMALNGDGMVFRLGFESGKAHLKSRIPKPPEYYADQATNAFYADEATKNNHYWMAFRDGGLARTSLLLGNPDQLNTAFLVTKEHLLLTFDAGRPYIVDPDTLEVIQPTGATQEWLSMFPGVPIPFTFLGMQSPAHPVCDVRKTSSTQDEFFTTNYSTGYNGGFAFIVNFFFHIMFWINKIINVILGRQKPSCKGYKVSYTDLLRYRFRQGASQAILERWRLVRRDNHKPVAIQQTMHQMGITEDYIILADIAFKMEFSQIFSPFILGWIHDDFWMLPGLKWLRYQVGSFLNACFLRLIKPKPFTQFYIVNRKDLDTIPGGSVENTEDLPTLEVTPITLPKEVSHYAVDYQNPDGQILIQVAHNNNWDATEWITEFETSNPNKPLRTDLKGINAGTMDLGSLAKYTIDAKTGAVNRVGNLVVDRDKNTWSPSVYTHRELCRDRATESSQTVKNIFWMSWGFSWEIIPGRVYEAYKQGNNRTLPIEQMPSDDKPMSLVRLDTTTMQIADYFEFPFGHFVRSPQFIPSSELCPADRDISVHGYVVCLVLGDSPEGKPKDEYWVFHAYDLKGKPIYRLSHEELQLGLTIHSTWIPNLQRDKYSEAERQQLREDSVRRDYEELVDRACLSGRKKRELFDTVVYEGYIRQVAEQDLKDFYKQQGWQP from the coding sequence ATGACGGGTAGAGTTTTTTTGCCTAAATCGATTGTTGAAACTACTTCTGAAGCGATCGCGAGTCGCCGCCAAGAGAGAGATGTAAACGATCTGGACGTGCAAGTTTGCTTTTATTGCGATCGCGAAACTTATGCGAGCTTAAACTTGAGTGCTGGAGTTGTGACAGAAATCATAGAGTTGCCCAGTGGATATCTACTTTGTGTTGACTGTCACAAACAAGGGGAGGATATAGCGATATCACAAGAAGTGCTGGAATTAGCGCAAAAAATCCATCCAGATATAGATTTCCTGGAAAACCAATTACCTTTACCGAGGGGACTGCATGGATATGCTTTTCACGTTGCTCCTATCCCTCCCGTAATCCCTTATGGGAAGAGAAGCTCGCGCGGATTCCGTATGGCGCTCAACGGTGATGGGATGGTATTTCGGCTGGGTTTTGAGTCTGGTAAAGCCCATCTCAAATCGAGAATTCCTAAACCTCCCGAGTACTATGCCGACCAAGCGACAAATGCATTCTATGCTGATGAAGCAACAAAAAACAACCATTATTGGATGGCTTTTCGCGATGGCGGCCTTGCTCGTACCAGCCTGCTTCTAGGCAATCCCGATCAACTAAATACCGCTTTTCTCGTAACGAAAGAACATCTCCTGCTTACCTTTGATGCAGGTCGCCCTTACATTGTCGATCCCGATACGTTAGAAGTAATCCAGCCGACGGGCGCAACCCAGGAGTGGCTCAGCATGTTTCCTGGGGTTCCGATTCCCTTTACCTTTTTAGGTATGCAAAGTCCCGCACACCCAGTCTGCGACGTGCGTAAAACCAGTAGCACCCAGGATGAGTTTTTTACGACCAACTATTCGACTGGTTACAACGGTGGATTTGCCTTTATCGTCAATTTTTTCTTCCATATTATGTTTTGGATTAATAAAATAATAAATGTGATTTTGGGCAGGCAAAAACCATCTTGTAAGGGTTACAAGGTTAGCTATACCGATCTACTGCGATATCGCTTTAGGCAAGGGGCGAGTCAAGCGATATTAGAGCGATGGCGATTGGTGCGGCGCGACAACCATAAACCCGTAGCTATTCAGCAGACCATGCATCAAATGGGCATTACTGAGGACTACATTATTTTGGCCGATATTGCCTTTAAGATGGAATTTTCGCAAATATTCTCGCCGTTCATTCTAGGATGGATACATGATGATTTTTGGATGCTACCTGGCTTAAAATGGCTGAGGTATCAAGTAGGATCGTTTCTCAATGCTTGCTTTCTACGTTTAATCAAACCCAAACCGTTCACGCAATTTTACATTGTCAATCGTAAAGACTTAGATACGATTCCTGGAGGAAGTGTTGAAAATACAGAAGATCTCCCCACTCTCGAAGTTACTCCCATAACCCTGCCTAAAGAAGTATCGCATTACGCAGTGGATTATCAAAATCCTGACGGTCAAATCTTAATTCAGGTCGCCCACAACAATAACTGGGATGCTACGGAATGGATTACAGAGTTTGAAACATCGAATCCTAACAAACCCCTCAGAACTGATTTGAAAGGTATAAATGCAGGCACGATGGATTTAGGATCGTTGGCAAAGTATACAATCGATGCCAAAACTGGTGCGGTAAATAGAGTTGGGAATCTAGTTGTCGATCGGGATAAAAACACCTGGTCGCCATCGGTCTATACGCACCGCGAACTCTGTCGCGATCGCGCTACCGAGTCAAGCCAAACTGTCAAAAACATTTTTTGGATGTCCTGGGGATTTTCCTGGGAAATTATTCCCGGTCGCGTTTATGAGGCTTACAAACAAGGCAATAATCGAACTTTACCCATCGAACAAATGCCTTCAGACGACAAGCCCATGTCCCTAGTGCGGTTGGATACGACCACGATGCAAATAGCCGACTATTTCGAGTTTCCATTTGGACATTTTGTGCGATCGCCGCAATTTATTCCTAGTTCTGAATTATGTCCGGCAGATCGGGATATCTCAGTACATGGTTATGTTGTCTGCCTCGTTTTGGGTGACTCTCCCGAGGGAAAACCTAAAGACGAATACTGGGTTTTCCATGCCTATGACCTTAAGGGCAAACCCATTTATCGTTTAAGCCATGAAGAGCTACAACTGGGCTTGACAATTCACTCCACCTGGATACCCAATCTTCAGCGCGACAAGTACTCAGAAGCAGAACGGCAGCAGCTAAGAGAGGACTCTGTCAGGCGCGATTACGAGGAGTTAGTAGATCGGGCGTGTTTGAGTGGGCGAAAGAAGAGAGAACTTTTTGATACAGTTGTGTATGAAGGTTATATCAGACAAGTTGCGGAGCAGGACTTAAAAGATTTTTACAAACAGCAGGGATGGCAACCCTAG